One Panicum virgatum strain AP13 chromosome 9K, P.virgatum_v5, whole genome shotgun sequence genomic region harbors:
- the LOC120650097 gene encoding alkaline ceramidase-like: MADSMVASFWGPVTSTTELCEENYAHSSYIAEFYNTISNVPCVLLALIGLVNAFRQGFEKRFSVLHISNMILAIGSMIFHATLQHVLQQSDETPMVWEILLYMYVLYSPDWHYRSTMPTFLFLYGAAFAVVHFFARFQVVFKLHYIGLCLLCIPRMYKYYIQTKDVAAKRLAKLWVLTLTLGTLCWLVDRICCKKLSHWYVNPQGHAWWHVLMGLNSYYANTFLMFCRAQQRGWEPRITHLLGFLPYVKVQKPEKRE; the protein is encoded by the exons ATGGCGGATTCAATGGTAGCGAGCTTCTGGGGTCCTGTTACATCAACGACCGAGTTGTGCGAGGAGAACTATGCACACTCATCATATATTGCAGAATTCTATAATACCATCTCTAATGTCCCATGCGTTCTTTTGGCGCTTATTGGACTAGTGAATGCTTTCCGCCAAGGTTTTGAGAAACGGTTCAGTGTCCTGCACATATCCAATATGATACTTGCTATTGGGAGTATGATTTTCCATGCCACCTTGCAACACGT CCTACAACAGAGTGATGAGACTCCGATGGTGTGGGAGATCCTTCTATATATGTATGTACTCTATTCACCGGACTGGCATTACAGGAGCACTATGCCTACATTCCTTTTCCTATATGGTGCTGCCTTCGCGGTAGTTCATTTCTTTGCCCGGTTCCAAGTAGTATTCAAGTTGCATTACATTGGCCTCTGCCTCCTCTGCATCCCTCGGATGTACAAGTACTACATACAGACAAAAGACGTAGCTGCGAAGCGGCTTGCGAAGCTGTGGGTTCTTACATTAACCCTTGGAACTCTCTGCTGGCTAGTTGATCGTATCTGCTGTAAGAAGCTTTCGCATTGGTATGTCAACCCGCAGGGGCATGCATGGTGGCATGTACTCATGGGCCTTAACTCATACTATGCAAACACATTTCTAATGTTCTGTCGGGCTCAGCAACGCGGGTGGGAGCCAAGGATTACCCATCTTCTTGGATTTTTGCCATATGTCAAGGTCCAGAAACCAGAAAAGAGGGAATGA